Proteins found in one Deinococcus roseus genomic segment:
- a CDS encoding substrate-binding domain-containing protein, translated as MMGPELSNQVQQRREQTGLSRTELALRVGVSRQAIHSIEQDRYIPNTLVALKLAQVLGCRVEDLFQLHEAASPTALWQGSTPPAEGGRVLLASVQGTLYALPIPEEERFSTPADAFITLAENRKITVQPLTEPALWENTLLVAGCDPALKMVASRLDTGRVIVQHHTSLDSLDLLREGKVHAAGIHLYDRTTGQFNTPYVQHSQIGPCTLFSLWHWQQGLLVQKGNPKNITGLADLKRKEVRIINRPQSAGSKILLDALLEQQNIAAEQVQGYQTVATSHQDLARTITEGRADTGLAIQAVVTEQLDFIPLVQERFDLVVPDRFLSHPVLKKLLALLTTSQTRKNIQSLGGYDPTHAGEMYTAVPEPQGASQ; from the coding sequence ATGATGGGTCCAGAACTCAGCAACCAGGTGCAACAGCGACGTGAACAAACGGGACTGAGCCGCACGGAACTCGCTTTGAGGGTCGGGGTGTCCCGGCAGGCCATCCACTCCATCGAGCAGGACCGCTACATCCCCAACACCCTGGTGGCCCTGAAACTGGCCCAGGTGCTGGGTTGCAGGGTCGAGGACCTGTTCCAATTGCATGAAGCAGCCTCTCCCACAGCCCTCTGGCAGGGAAGCACCCCACCAGCAGAAGGCGGGCGGGTGCTGCTGGCCAGCGTTCAGGGCACGCTTTATGCCCTGCCCATCCCCGAGGAAGAACGCTTCAGCACCCCTGCAGATGCCTTCATCACCCTGGCAGAAAACCGGAAAATCACCGTGCAGCCGCTCACGGAACCTGCCCTCTGGGAAAACACCCTGCTGGTTGCAGGCTGCGACCCTGCCCTGAAAATGGTGGCCAGCAGGCTGGACACTGGACGGGTGATCGTGCAGCATCACACCAGCCTGGACAGTCTGGATTTGCTGCGTGAGGGAAAAGTCCATGCAGCAGGCATCCACCTGTATGACCGCACCACAGGGCAATTCAACACCCCTTACGTGCAGCACAGCCAGATTGGACCATGCACGCTTTTTTCCCTCTGGCACTGGCAGCAAGGGCTGCTGGTGCAAAAAGGCAATCCCAAAAACATCACTGGCCTTGCGGATTTGAAGCGCAAAGAGGTCAGGATCATCAACCGCCCGCAGAGTGCAGGCAGCAAAATCCTGCTGGACGCTTTGCTGGAGCAGCAGAACATTGCTGCAGAGCAGGTTCAGGGGTACCAGACGGTTGCAACAAGCCACCAGGACCTTGCCCGGACCATCACAGAAGGCAGGGCAGACACCGGACTGGCCATTCAGGCGGTGGTCACCGAACAACTGGACTTCATTCCACTGGTTCAGGAGCGCTTCGATCTGGTGGTCCCGGACCGTTTTCTGTCCCATCCGGTGCTGAAAAAACTGCTGGCCTTGTTGACCACCAGCCAGACCCGCAAAAACATCCAGTCGCTGGGCGGATATGACCCCACCCATGCCGGAGAAATGTACACCGCAGTCCCTGAACCCCAAGGAGCATCCCAGTGA
- a CDS encoding alpha-amylase family glycosyl hydrolase: protein MTQMIRPKTLALTLCTLTLAACGSLTHPPVSQTSSKPTRQAVSTSVTFNVNLDRRIKASQFTPGTDTVGVSGSFGTVALTDPDGDRIYSGSASSIQSAAQITYNYRLNRAGNSINETVPPRKYVVQDTASSNTLNNWFNDELPAYPYARFYASSSKAIPGEVVRYFDDSEGGAATSWSWSFPGASPGTSNQQNPTVTYGAPGTYTATLTVTNGSGSSTSKSMSITVANPESTLGWWNDAVFYQVYPRSYLDTNGDGIGDFSGLLSKLDYIKDLGVTALYIMPVHPASSIYFGGYEVTDYKGIASELGSQAQFDQLVTDAHTRGMKVIIDGVFNHTSDEHPWFQTAAKGTGSIYDDYYVWRQDNPVSAWRKNNAPHTDPRFNTYWGKFAVKTPDLNFYNVSVQNTIKDVSAYWLNRGADGFRLDAPMFLYENADASQDSNLPATYRYWRDWSAYLKTVKPSSFSVGETWIKDDMLSAARYVYQGFDVGFQFDIAYGIQNSLNSENKTELQGAIEQSMSYYPFLQFGTFLSNHDLFKAAPDYTPQRIRQRLEGNKDAKARVAAAWLLTAPGVPFVYYGDEVGAAGAYSRKPMQWTGGANAERHLSIQFET from the coding sequence ATGACCCAGATGATTCGACCAAAAACCCTGGCCCTCACCCTCTGCACCCTCACCCTGGCAGCTTGCGGGTCCCTGACCCACCCTCCTGTCTCCCAGACCAGCAGCAAACCCACCAGGCAAGCCGTGTCCACCAGTGTGACTTTCAACGTGAACCTGGACCGGAGGATCAAAGCAAGCCAGTTCACGCCTGGAACGGACACGGTCGGTGTCAGCGGGAGTTTTGGCACGGTGGCCCTGACCGACCCGGATGGAGACCGCATTTACTCTGGAAGCGCATCCAGCATCCAGAGTGCCGCCCAGATCACCTACAACTACCGCCTCAATCGGGCCGGAAACAGCATCAACGAAACCGTGCCTCCACGGAAATACGTGGTGCAGGACACGGCATCTTCCAATACCCTGAACAACTGGTTCAACGATGAGTTGCCTGCGTATCCATATGCACGGTTTTATGCGTCGAGCAGCAAGGCGATTCCTGGTGAGGTGGTGCGGTACTTTGATGACTCTGAGGGAGGAGCAGCCACCAGCTGGAGCTGGTCTTTCCCCGGAGCGAGCCCTGGGACCTCGAACCAGCAGAATCCAACGGTGACTTATGGTGCACCGGGGACATACACGGCGACGTTGACGGTCACGAATGGGAGTGGGAGCAGCACCTCGAAGAGCATGAGCATCACGGTGGCGAACCCGGAGAGCACGCTGGGATGGTGGAACGATGCGGTGTTCTATCAGGTGTACCCCAGAAGTTACCTCGACACCAACGGAGACGGGATTGGGGATTTTTCAGGGCTGCTGAGCAAGCTGGATTACATCAAAGACCTCGGGGTGACTGCGCTTTACATCATGCCCGTGCACCCTGCTTCCTCCATTTACTTTGGGGGGTATGAAGTCACCGATTACAAGGGCATCGCCAGTGAACTGGGCAGTCAGGCCCAATTCGATCAGCTTGTCACCGATGCGCACACCAGAGGGATGAAAGTGATCATAGATGGGGTGTTCAACCACACCAGCGACGAGCACCCCTGGTTCCAGACGGCAGCCAAAGGAACCGGCAGCATCTACGACGATTACTACGTCTGGAGACAGGACAATCCCGTTTCTGCATGGCGCAAAAACAATGCCCCACACACCGATCCCCGTTTCAACACCTACTGGGGCAAGTTTGCCGTTAAAACGCCAGATCTGAACTTCTACAACGTGTCGGTGCAGAACACCATCAAGGACGTCAGTGCTTACTGGCTGAACCGGGGTGCAGATGGTTTCCGTCTGGATGCCCCCATGTTCCTGTACGAGAATGCAGATGCCTCTCAGGACAGCAACCTTCCTGCGACATACCGCTACTGGCGAGACTGGAGTGCTTACCTCAAGACCGTCAAACCCTCCAGTTTCTCGGTGGGGGAGACCTGGATCAAAGACGACATGCTTTCTGCTGCCCGCTATGTGTACCAGGGTTTTGATGTGGGGTTCCAGTTTGACATTGCTTACGGCATCCAGAACTCGCTGAACAGCGAGAACAAGACCGAACTGCAGGGGGCCATCGAGCAGTCGATGTCTTACTATCCCTTTTTGCAATTCGGGACGTTCCTGTCCAACCATGACCTCTTCAAGGCCGCACCAGATTACACGCCTCAACGCATCCGTCAGCGTCTGGAAGGCAACAAAGATGCCAAGGCCAGGGTTGCAGCAGCATGGCTGCTGACCGCTCCTGGGGTGCCTTTTGTGTATTACGGAGATGAAGTGGGTGCAGCAGGAGCCTACTCCCGCAAACCCATGCAGTGGACGGGCGGTGCAAATGCAGAGAGGCACCTGTCCATCCAGTTTGAAACTTAA
- the modA gene encoding molybdate ABC transporter substrate-binding protein — protein sequence MKKPLKKHLMIAAVLLMGAAHAETLTVFAAASLTDAFKEIGAAYKARTGVEVTFQFAGSQVLRTQLEQGAKADVYASANDAQFDPLVKAGLVLNKQAFTRNQLAVIVPASNPAGIKSFSDLAKPGVKLVLAQPSVPVGQYARQVFDNLSRASNTLFAQRVLKNVVSEETSVRQVALKVQLGEADAGVVYTTDITPEVKARVKTILIPGKYNVMATYPIGTVKGGQNSAAQFVNFVVSRDGQAILKKWGFLKVK from the coding sequence GTGAAAAAACCCCTCAAGAAACACCTGATGATTGCTGCTGTGCTTTTGATGGGTGCAGCCCACGCTGAAACCCTCACGGTCTTTGCCGCTGCTTCCCTCACCGATGCTTTCAAGGAAATCGGTGCAGCCTACAAAGCCAGAACAGGCGTGGAAGTGACTTTCCAGTTTGCGGGCTCTCAGGTCCTGAGAACCCAGCTGGAACAGGGGGCAAAAGCAGACGTGTATGCCAGTGCCAACGATGCCCAATTTGATCCGCTGGTCAAAGCGGGACTGGTTCTGAACAAACAGGCCTTCACCAGGAATCAACTGGCGGTCATTGTGCCCGCCAGCAATCCTGCAGGCATCAAGAGCTTTTCAGATCTGGCGAAACCCGGAGTGAAACTGGTGCTGGCCCAGCCCAGTGTTCCGGTCGGTCAGTACGCCAGGCAGGTGTTTGACAACCTTTCCAGGGCATCCAATACCCTGTTTGCCCAGCGTGTCCTCAAGAACGTGGTCAGCGAAGAAACCAGCGTGCGTCAGGTGGCCCTGAAAGTCCAGCTGGGTGAAGCGGATGCAGGCGTGGTTTACACCACTGACATCACCCCTGAGGTGAAAGCCAGAGTCAAAACCATTTTGATTCCTGGCAAGTACAATGTGATGGCCACCTACCCCATTGGAACTGTGAAAGGTGGGCAGAATTCTGCGGCGCAGTTCGTGAATTTCGTGGTGTCCAGAGACGGTCAGGCCATCCTCAAAAAATGGGGCTTCCTGAAGGTCAAGTGA
- a CDS encoding ABC transporter permease translates to MKRKVPLVPVVLSTLLILFLLLPTFVILAEGFTGGFFPALIDPVVLDALRVSVVTTGITLLLTVLFGTPIAYLLARYRFPGRTVLDALLDLPIVLPPVVAGVGLLLTFGRQGLLGPLLQLGHIQIAFSATAVVLAQLFTSAPFYIRASKGGFLSIDPDIENAARVDGAGSWQVFRFITWPLAFPFLLEGMVLAWSRALGEFGATILFAGSLQGKTRTITLSIYAALESDLKPALVLSAVMVVVAFGLLWVVRYLNTVQFENPRRQLLSDVPDVKDPAATEPLQVSQQSEKHPEKAD, encoded by the coding sequence ATGAAACGCAAGGTGCCCTTGGTTCCTGTGGTGCTCAGCACCTTGCTGATTCTGTTTTTGCTGCTTCCCACCTTTGTGATCCTGGCAGAGGGTTTCACAGGTGGTTTTTTCCCTGCCCTGATTGATCCGGTGGTGCTGGACGCATTAAGGGTCAGCGTGGTCACCACAGGCATCACCCTCTTGTTGACGGTGCTGTTCGGAACGCCAATTGCGTACCTGCTGGCCCGTTACCGATTTCCGGGCAGAACCGTTCTGGATGCCTTGCTGGATTTGCCGATTGTGCTGCCTCCAGTGGTGGCGGGTGTTGGTTTGCTGCTGACCTTTGGCCGTCAGGGTCTGCTGGGGCCTCTGTTGCAGCTGGGACACATCCAGATTGCTTTCAGTGCCACAGCAGTGGTGCTGGCGCAACTGTTCACCTCGGCTCCGTTTTACATTCGGGCCTCCAAAGGGGGCTTCCTGTCCATTGACCCGGACATTGAGAATGCAGCACGGGTGGATGGTGCAGGTTCCTGGCAGGTGTTTCGTTTCATCACCTGGCCTCTGGCCTTTCCTTTTCTGCTGGAAGGGATGGTGCTGGCGTGGTCCCGCGCCCTGGGGGAATTTGGGGCGACCATCTTGTTTGCTGGTTCTTTGCAGGGCAAAACCCGCACCATCACCCTGTCGATTTATGCGGCGCTGGAATCCGACCTGAAACCTGCACTGGTGCTTTCTGCCGTGATGGTGGTGGTGGCTTTTGGGCTGTTGTGGGTGGTGCGGTACCTGAACACGGTGCAATTTGAGAATCCCAGAAGGCAGCTGCTTTCAGACGTTCCAGACGTGAAAGATCCTGCTGCAACTGAACCCCTGCAGGTCAGCCAGCAGTCTGAAAAGCACCCTGAAAAAGCAGATTGA
- a CDS encoding multidrug DMT transporter: MENPDAILRKAGLMSAHVALFNRMNALRQMLFLAEVLDERQASAALVRAGNITTIGPSTQEEPSVTSHRGRTADAATCYSTLAELKGHVAEMYAVTTPELKALNAQAIEALKASDDLAAFAATLTKLDGDGADTARRSRTAPTPPATPAETPATAS, from the coding sequence ATGGAAAACCCTGATGCCATCCTCCGCAAAGCCGGGTTGATGAGTGCCCATGTGGCCCTCTTCAACCGCATGAACGCCCTTCGTCAAATGCTCTTCCTTGCTGAAGTTCTGGATGAACGCCAGGCCAGCGCTGCCCTGGTGCGGGCAGGCAACATCACCACCATTGGCCCCTCCACCCAGGAAGAACCCAGTGTGACCAGCCACCGGGGCCGCACTGCAGATGCTGCTACCTGCTACAGCACCCTGGCTGAACTCAAAGGCCACGTCGCTGAGATGTATGCGGTCACCACACCAGAACTCAAAGCGCTCAATGCCCAGGCCATTGAAGCCCTGAAAGCCAGCGATGACCTCGCTGCATTTGCAGCCACCCTGACCAAACTCGATGGGGACGGTGCAGACACTGCCCGTCGGTCTCGCACGGCCCCAACCCCTCCAGCAACCCCGGCAGAAACCCCTGCCACAGCCTCCTGA